A stretch of DNA from Actinomycetota bacterium:
CCGACGACTTCACCCTCGGTCTTAATCATCACGATATCCCTATCGATCAGCTCCTGCGTCTTCGCCTCTATCATATTTGACCGGAACCGCTTATGCTCGACCGCCCTGTCCACATGCCCGGCGTTGACGACCGCCGAGCCGTTGTCCGCTGTCGCCCAATAACTCGCCTCGCTGGCGATATCGCCGATGTCCATAAAACGGGTCGAGAGCTTCTTCTGGTCGCCCGCGAGCCAAGAGCCGTATTCGACGATTTTCGCGACCCCCGACGGGTCGAACGGCTTGAGCTTCGCCTCCCGAACCCTGCTGCCGACAAAGCTCGCGTAACTGAGCATGTGCTCGTCGGTGCGGTCCATCTCTATATTGAAGTCGGCTTTTACCTTGAAGAGTTCCCGGAAATCCTCATCCATCTGGTAGAGGAGCATATATATGCGCGGGCTGCCGACCAAGACCACTTTGACATTGAGAGGAATAGGCTCCGGCTTGATGGTCGAAGCCGGAATCGCCCTAAACTGTTCGCCCATAAGCTCGATTCGTATCTCCTCGCTGTGGAGCGCGCGTTTTAGCATATCCCAGGCGAGCGGGCTCATCAGCAGGTCCAGTATGTTCACGAGCAAATAACCGCCGTTCGCCCGGTGAAACGCGCCCGCTTTTATCAATGTAAAGTCGGTGCTCATCGCGCCAAAGGTCGCCTTATACTCGGTTTTACCGGTCAGATTATAGTAAGAAGGGTTAAGCTCGAAATCGACCGGTGCGCCCTCGAGTTCGCCGTTGTCGACGACGACATTTACTTTGTACCGGTCGAAGGTCGGCTGCTTCTGGAACGCCTCGAGGCCGGGCATAACCGCCAACGGTTTTTCGGTGACGCGAAAATCGTTAAGGTTATCGATGATATCCTTCTCTATCTGCTCCAAATAAGCGATGACTTTGGCGTGGTCTTTATAGTTATCGCGCAAATCCTGGAGCAAGTGGCCTATCGCAAAGAGCGAAGTTTCTTTATCCAACTCCTGGACTCTCTGCTTGGCTTCCTTTTCGGTGCGCCGTATGCGACCTAAGACCTCGTTAATCTCGGATTGTAACCCCTCCGCCGCCGTTTGAATCTCTTTTCGCTCCTCCTCGGGGAGGAGACCGAACTCTTCTCTCCGCAAAGGTCTCCCTTTTCTCAACGGAAGCGTGGCGATGCCCGAGGGAGTTATGTCGACCGCGAATCCGCGCTCCTCCGCTTTCTTCTCTATCTCGCCGAAGCCTTTCTCCTTTGCGGCTTCGAAATCATTCGAGATGCGCGATTTGCGCTCCTCATACTCTTTGCCCTCGAAGGCTTTGGGAATCTCTTCCCGCGCGCTCTCGATAAGCTCATCCATATGTTTGGCGAATTCCCTGCTGTGACCGGCGGGAAGCGATATCGCCAACGGGCGGTCGGGGTCGACAAAATTGTTGACATAACACCAGTCGTCGGGGACGGGCTCCTCCTTGGCCCGCTTTTGAATATACGCTTTGATAGTCGAGGTCTTGCCCACCCCGAGGGGGCCCGAGGCATAAAGGTTAAAACCTTTTGTCTTGATGCCTAAGCCGAACTCTATCGCTTCGAGCGCTCTCGCTTGCCCGACCGTTCCCTCGAGCGGCTCGACCTCGTCGGTAGAGCTAAACTTAAAGATACTCGCGTCGCAGACCTGTCGAAGGCCTTCGACAGGCACTTCGGCCGGCTTACCCGTTGTTTTTTTGACCGTCTTTGAACCCATTTTATCCCCTTTCGCCACTATAACGATGATTTACCCGCTTCGGGCCGTCGGAAAACTAGAAATGCCCGCTTAATAAGGGATTTGTGACTATTTGTGCGAACGGTTGATCTGCCATTAAGCGCAAAGAGAAGGCCTGAGCTTCTGATTAGGGCTACCCGGCATCGAAGGTCTCGAATACGAGGGCGGCCGCACCGAGCATCCCGGCCTGGTTTCCGAGTTGGCCCCGGACGATTTTGGCGACATACTTATTCGGGCTAAGGGTTCGTTCGGCCACTACGGCTCTAGCCGGTGCGAGCACCAGCTCGCCGACTTCGGCCATGCCGCCGTCGATGACTACGATTTCCGGGTTGAAGATGTTGATAATATTGTTGATGCCGATTCCGAGCCAGAAACCGACCTCGGCGAAGACCTCGTTGGCCGCGACGTCGCCCTGGCGGGCCGCCTCGGTCACCATCGGGCCGGTTACCCGCGCCGGGTCACCGCCGGCCATCTCGCCGATGAGACCGCCCCCGTCGAGCACGAGCCGCGCTCTTGCAAAGCGAACGAGCGCTCTTCCGGACGCCATCTCCTCGAAACACCCGTACGAGCCGCAAGTGCATCTGGGACCTGACGCAGAGATTACCATGTGCCCCAGCTCAGCGGCGCTGCCGGTCGCCCCCCGGTAGAGACGCCCATCGCAGATAATGCCCGAGCCGATGCCGGTGCCGAGTGTCAGGCCGACGATATGGTTGGCGTCACGCGCCGTCCCATAGTGCTTCTCGCCAAAGGTCGCGAGATTCGC
This window harbors:
- a CDS encoding AAA family ATPase → MGSKTVKKTTGKPAEVPVEGLRQVCDASIFKFSSTDEVEPLEGTVGQARALEAIEFGLGIKTKGFNLYASGPLGVGKTSTIKAYIQKRAKEEPVPDDWCYVNNFVDPDRPLAISLPAGHSREFAKHMDELIESAREEIPKAFEGKEYEERKSRISNDFEAAKEKGFGEIEKKAEERGFAVDITPSGIATLPLRKGRPLRREEFGLLPEEERKEIQTAAEGLQSEINEVLGRIRRTEKEAKQRVQELDKETSLFAIGHLLQDLRDNYKDHAKVIAYLEQIEKDIIDNLNDFRVTEKPLAVMPGLEAFQKQPTFDRYKVNVVVDNGELEGAPVDFELNPSYYNLTGKTEYKATFGAMSTDFTLIKAGAFHRANGGYLLVNILDLLMSPLAWDMLKRALHSEEIRIELMGEQFRAIPASTIKPEPIPLNVKVVLVGSPRIYMLLYQMDEDFRELFKVKADFNIEMDRTDEHMLSYASFVGSRVREAKLKPFDPSGVAKIVEYGSWLAGDQKKLSTRFMDIGDIASEASYWATADNGSAVVNAGHVDRAVEHKRFRSNMIEAKTQELIDRDIVMIKTEGEVVGQINALSIISLGDYYFGRPSRITGKVHLGKRGVVDIEREISMSGPSHSKGVLILANYLAGMYATDKPLSMSASITFEQSYEGVDGDSASSTELYTILSALSGLPIKQNMAVTGSVNQHGEIQPIGGVNRKIEGFFDVCRARGLTGEQGVLIPVQNLDNLMLKNEVLEAVEAGRFHIYPVRTIDEGIEILTGVEAGLRAEGGAFPEGTVHYLANERLKEMAEKLKAYEFGAAHTAGEAASGQEAAEAVGKD
- a CDS encoding ROK family protein; protein product: MRSRTAAIGVDIGGTKIAAATVDRRGKIVLSRTIPTPLQSSEVAIDAITRLIETVKTASSGRVEPVGIGIAAAGTVDWARGAIVQSPNLPFSDIKLRAIIEKSCGLPTVLDNDANLATFGEKHYGTARDANHIVGLTLGTGIGSGIICDGRLYRGATGSAAELGHMVISASGPRCTCGSYGCFEEMASGRALVRFARARLVLDGGGLIGEMAGGDPARVTGPMVTEAARQGDVAANEVFAEVGFWLGIGINNIINIFNPEIVVIDGGMAEVGELVLAPARAVVAERTLSPNKYVAKIVRGQLGNQAGMLGAAALVFETFDAG